The genomic interval TCGTCGCGATGAATTGCGGCGCGCTGCCCGACAGCGTGGTGGAGAGCGAACTCTTCGGCCACGAGGCCGGCGCCTTCACCGGGGCGCTCAAGCGCCGTGTCGGACGCATCGAGCACGCCCAGGGCGGCACGCTGTTCCTCGACGAGATCGAGAGCATGCCGCTGGCGCTTCAGGTGAAGCTGTTGCGGGTGCTGCAGGAGCGGGTGGTCGAGCCGCTGGGCACCAACGAGCGGCGGCCGATCGATATGCGGGTCGTCTCGGCCACGAAGGTCGATCTCGGCCAGGAGGCCGCTGCCGGCACGTTCCGCGACGACCTCTACCACCGGCTCAACGTCGTCACGGTCGTGATCCCGCCCCTGCGGGAGCGGCGCGAGGACATTCTGCTGCTGTTCCAGCACTTCCTGGCCCGCGCCGTCGCCCGGTTCGGCCGCGAGGCGCCGCCCGTGACGGCGGCGATGCGCGACCACCTCCTGCGCCATTCCTGGCCCGGCAACGTGCGCGAACTCGATCATTTCGCCGAACGCTGCGCGCTGGGCCTCTCCGGCCAAGCCGCCCCGGAGGCGGCGCCGACGGCGGTTCTCAGCCTGTCCGATCAGGTCGAGCGGTTCGAGCGCGGGCTGATCCGCGAGGAGCTGATCATGGCCGGCGGCGACGTGCGATTGGCCGCCGAGTCCCTCGGCGTTCCGCGCAAGACCCTCTACGACAAGATCGCCCGCTACGGCCTCGCGCCGACCGATTTCCGCTGAACGCGGCGAGACCTCACGCGACCGCGGCCCGCGGCGTCGGACACACACGGTCGCGGCCGGTCCGCTTGGCCTCGTAGAGCGCGCGGTCGGCCCGCTCGATCACGTCGCGGGCGGCTTCGCCCGGCCGGTACTGTGCGACGCCGGCCGAGATCGTGACCTGTGCCACGACATCGCCGGTGCCGCGCTTGACCAGCCGCTGACCCCGCAGCCGGGCGCAGATCTGCTGAGCGAGCGCGACGCCGGCACCGATGCCGGCCTCGCCGAGCACGATCGCGAATTCCTCGCCGCCGTAGCGCGCGGCGAGGTCGCGATCCGTCGTCTTCGCGCTGAGCAGCCGTCCGACGAGGCGCAGCACCTGATCGCCGAAGCGGTGGCCGTGCCGGTCGTTGAGACCCTTGAAGTGGTCGATGTCGAGCATGAGCAGCGAGAAGGTGCTGCCGGAATCGCTCCGGGTCCGGGCGATCGAGTCGCGCAGGAACCCGTCGAAGGCCTTGCGGTTGGCAAGCCCCGTCAGCGCATCGGTCGCCGCCGCGCGCTGCGTCTCGACGAGATCCCGGTGCAGCTTGGCGATGTGGGCGGCGGAGGCCGAGAGCTGGTCCTCCAGCAACTGGTTGCGGGTCTGCGCCTGCTCGGTCTCGCCGATCAGGGCGACGAGCGCCGTCATCAGCTCATCGGCGGTCGGACGCGCATTCAGGCGGCCGGACCAATGGGTCAGGGCATCACCATAGCCGGCGAGCGCCCTCCGGCTGCCTGCGACGCGCTCTGCCAGGGTACCGGCCGCCTCTGCCAGCCGCCCCGCTCCATCGAGCACGGAGGCCTCCGTCGCAGTCCCGGCGATGCAGGTGTCGTAGAGCGCGCTCGCCTGCTCCTCGCTCAGCGTCCCACCGGGGGCGAGACAGGGCGCGAGGCGTTCGCTCAGCGGCGGATTGGCGCCGGTGAAGAAGGTGTGCAGCAATTCATAGTTCCGCGGGGAGGGCGGCAGCGCATGCTGCCGCAGCGCCTCCCAAGCCCGTTGCGCGGGAGCCAGAGTGCGGTCGAGGTCCGGATCCGCCTGCTGCATCTGTCCCGGCATCAACGCCTCTAGCCCTCGGAGTCACGGCGGGAGGGATAGCCGGTTACTGTTAAATTTCAGTCTTTCGCATCGACGCGCCGGTTCGCTCTCCGCTTGAGACTGATGCCGATCCGTCCTCGACAGGTGCCACCCGCCGACCGTCCTCGCGCATCGGCTCAGGCTGCCACCCGCCCCGCGACAAGGGCCATGGCCTGCGCGGCGGGCAGCGGCCGGCCGAGCAGGAAGCCCTGCACCTCGGTGCAGCCCTTGCGCCGCACCCGCGCCAGCTGCTCCTCCGTCTCCACGCCCTCGGCGGTGATGGTCATGCCGAGGCGCTCGCCCAAGCCCACCACCGCGCGAACCACCGCCGCCGCTACGGGCTCATCGATGTCGCGGATGAAGGAGCGATCGATCTTGATCTTGTCGAAGGGGAACCGGCAGAGGTAGCTCAGGGACGAGTAGCCCGTGCCGAAATCGTCGAGCGCGATCCGCACGCCCATGGCACGCAGGCGGTGGAGAGAGCCGATCACGGCGTCCGAATCCTGCATCAGCACGCTTTCGGTGATCTCCAATTCGAGCCGCCCGGCCGGCAAGCCCGAGGCTGCGAGCGCGCGCATGACGCTCTGCTCCAGCCCGGACTTGCGGAACTGCACCGCCGAGACGTTGACGGCGACCCGCAGATCGCCCGGCCAGGAGGCCGCCTCGCGGCAGGCCGCGTGCAGCGCCCAGGCGCCGAGTTGGGTAATGAGGCCGCTCTCTTCCGCCAACGGGATGAAGGCCGCCGGCGAGATCGGCCCGCGCAGGGGATGATTCCAGCGCAGCAGTGCCTCGAAGCCCTGCGGCGCACCGTCCGCGAGGGCGAAGATCGGTTGGTAATGCAGCGCGAACCCGCCGGAACGGATCGACTCGCGCATGTCGATTTCCAGGAGGTTGCGGGTCGCGACCGCGAGAGCCATCCCGCTCTCGTACAAACGGAAGGTGTTGCGCCCGGAATCCTTGGCCCGGTAGAGTGCGATGTCGGCGTTCATGAACAGGGTATCGGCGCTGTCGCCGTGCTTCGGCCAGACCGCCACGCCGATGCTGACGCCGACGGTGGTGGCGCGGCCGCCGAGATCGACCGGCCGCCCGGCGGCCTGGATCAGCCGGCGGGCGACGGCGGCGATGCGGCGAGGTTTACCCCTGCTGGGCAGGATGATGGCGAACTCGTCCCCGCCGAGCCGAGCCACCACGTCGTCCTCGCGCAGAGCACCGCGGAGACGGCCCGCGACGACGCGGAGCAAGGCGTCGCCCGCGGGATGGCCGAAGGTGTCGTTGACCGCCTTGAAGCGGTCGAGGTCGCAGCACAGCACCGCCACCCAGCCGCCGTCCCGCCGGGCCCCCTCGATCTCGCGGCTCAAAGTTTCCTGGAACAGCCGGCGGTTGGGCAGCCCGGTCAACGCGTCGTGGCGGGCCATGTGCTCGATCAGCGCCTGGGCGCGCTTGCGCTCCGTCGCATCGGCGACGGTGCCCTCAAACCAGATCGGCCGACCCGCCGCGTCGCGCACGACCCAGGCGGTCTCGGCGACCCAGATGCGTTCTGCGCCGACGTGACGGCGCACCTCGGACACGAAGTCCTCGACATGGCCCTCCGTCTCCAGACATTCCAGGAAGGCGGCATGCCGGTCCGGCTCGACATACCAATCGTGGTTGAAGCCCTCGCCCGGCACGAGCCCGGCGTCATAGCCGTGCAGCCGGGCCAGCGCCCGGTTGGCCTGGACGATGCCGCCGTCGAGCCTGGCGCGGTAGACGCCGATCACCGCGTTCTGGAACAGAGACTGGTAGTCGGCCTCGGCCGAGCGCAGAGCCGCCTCGCCCTGTCGGCGCTCGGTCAGGTCGGTATAGGTGCAGACGAGGCCGCCGGAGGCCATCGGCGCGAGCCGCGTCTCCAGGATCGTCCCATTGGGCCGCGTGCCCTCGTAACCCTGAATCCCGGGCGGCGGTGTCCCCCGTTCTAGCCATTCCCGGGCTTCGGGCGGGGCATTACCGAACTCGCCGCGTTGCGCGAGGTGACGCCGGACCGCCTCGAAGGACGCGCCCTCGTGCAGAACCTCGTCCGACAGGTCGAGGAGGGCGCGGGCGCGCTGGTTGTGGACTTGGACCCGATCGTCCGGGCCGATCATCACGAGGCCTTGGTCCATCGCTTCGAGCGCGGCCCGCATCGCCTCGCCGGTCTCGCGCAAGCGCCGCTCGGAGCGGTCCATGTCGGTGACGTCGAGGCAGACGCCGAAGATCGAGACGAGGCGGCCCACGTCATCGTATTCGCCGATCCCGTAAACGGCCACCACCCGCATCTCGCCATCGGGACGAAGGAGGCGGGAGCGATGCTCGTATCCGCCCCCCAGGGTCCGGCTGCGGCCCGCGAGCGCCTCGTCCATGGCGGCCCGGACGCCTTCGCGCTCATCCGGGTGGTAGAAGCCAAGATGAGTATGGAGCGGCAGCGTCGCGCGTTCGGCGTTGCGCCCGAAGATGCGGGCGATCCCGTCCGACCACGCGATGGTGCGGGTGGCGGCATCGATCCGCCAATGGCCGAAGGCGGCGATCTGCTCGGCCATGGCGTGGGCCGCCTCGATCGCCCGCAGGCGCGCCTCCCATTCAACGAGATGCGCCTCCGCCCGGCGAAGCTCCGCAGCCTCCCGCGGCGCGTCCTGGACGGGTGCGGCAGCTCCACGGTCGCGGCGTGGCACGGGACGGGACGCGGACATCGCTTGGCTCCCCCGCAAGCGCTCGGCCGAGGCCGGCGCCCGAGGCTGGTGGGGTCAGCGAAGCTTCGCAGCTTGAAGTTAAAGGAGATTGGATACGTCGAGACAATTTCCGGAAGGCTTTTCGTTCTCGCGCTCCTCAGCGCGCGAACCGCGAATTGCCTTACCGGAGATCCGATGGCCGCCGGGCGACCATCGAACCACCATTCGCCGTGACGACGCGAATTCCGATGAGGCTTAGTGTCTCTCACGAAACTCCCGCCGCGCTGTCATCGCCAGAGCGAGAACGGTCAGAGACCGGGAGTTTTGTGAGGCACTCTTCGCGCGACCGCCGGCTCTACTCGATACCGAGCTTGTCCTTCAGCAGCGCGTTGACGGCGGCCGGATTAGCCTTGCCGCCGGTCGCCTTCATGGTCTGGCCGACGAACCAGCCGAGCAGGGTCGGCTTGGCCTTGGCCTGCTCGACCTTGTCGGGGTTGGCGGCGATGATCGCGTCCACCGCGGCCTCGATGGCGCCGGTATCGGTGACCTGCTTCATGCCGCGGGCCTCGACGATCGCGCGCGGGTCGCCGCCCTCGGACCAGACGATCTCGAACAGGTCCTTGGCGATCTTGCCCGAGATCACGCCGTCGCCGATCAGATCGACGATGGTGCCGAGCTGCTCGGCGGAGACGGGCGTGTCCTCGATGCTGCGCCCCTCCTTGTTGAGGCGGCCGAACAGCTCGTTGATGACCCAGTTCGCGGCGGCCTTGCCGTCGCGCCCGCGGGCCACCGCCTCGAAGTAATCGGCCGAGGCCCGCTCGGCGACGAGCACGCCGGCATCGTAGGCGCTGAGGCCGAAATCCTTGATGAAGCGCGCCTTCTTGGCGTCCGGCAGTTCCGGCAGGCCCGCGGCCAGCGCATCGACGTAGGCCTGATCGAATTCGAGCGGCAAGAGGTCGGGATCGGGGAAGTAGCGATAGTCGTGCGCCTCTTCCTTCGAGCGCATCGAGCGGGTCTCGCCCTTGGCCGGGTCGTAGAGGCGCGTCTCCTGATCGATCTTGCCGCCGTCCTCCAAGATCGCGATCTGGCGGCGCGCCTCGGTCTCGATGGCCTGACCGATGAAGCGGATCGAGTTGACGTTCTTGATCTCGCAACGCGTGCCGAGCGGCTCGCCGGGGCGGCGCACGGAGACGTTCACGTCGGCGCGAAGGCTCCCCTTCTCCATGTCGCCGTCGCAAGTGCCGAGATAGCGCAGGATCGTGCGCAGCTTGGTCACGTAGGCCCTGGCCTCCTCGGACGAGCGCAGATCGGGCCGGGAGACGATCTCCATCAGCGCCACGCCGGAGCGGTTGAGATCGACGAAGCTCTTGGTCGGATCCTGATCGTGAAGGGACTTGCCGGCATCCTGTTCGAGGTGCAGGCGCTCGATGCCCACCGTGATCGACTCACCCTCGGGCAGATCGACCAGCACCTCGCCCTCGCCAACGATCGGGTCCTTGTACTGCGAGATCTGGTAGCCCTGCGGCAGGTCCGGATAGAAGTAGTTCTTCCGGTCGAACACCGAGCGGAGGTTGATCTGGGCCTTGAGCCCGAGGCCTGTGCGCACGGCCTGGGCAACGCATTCCTCGTTGATGACCGGCAGCATGCCGGGCATGGCCGCATCGACCAGCGAGACGTGGTCGTTGGGCTCGCCGCCGAAGGCGGTCGAGGCGCCGGAGAACAGCTTGGAGCGGCTCGTGACCTGGGCGTGGATCTCCATGCCGATCACGACCTCCCAATCGTGGAGGCCGCCTTTGATGAGCTTCTTCGGATCGACGCGCTCGGTCATTCTCTTCG from Methylobacterium sp. AMS5 carries:
- a CDS encoding sigma-54 dependent transcriptional regulator, which encodes MSSEPDGASERIVFIDDEEDVRRANRQSLELDGFQVETFEAGEPALAAIRAEPPGVVVTDVRLPGLDGRALLERIQAEDPDLPVILITGHGDISMAVAAMRSGAYDFLAKPYPAEALMGSVRRALDRRRLVLENRRLVARLDAAIEEDPAFLGISPQIVRLRRLVRDVAGADVDVLVLGETGSGKEVVANALHRWSRRASKNFVAMNCGALPDSVVESELFGHEAGAFTGALKRRVGRIEHAQGGTLFLDEIESMPLALQVKLLRVLQERVVEPLGTNERRPIDMRVVSATKVDLGQEAAAGTFRDDLYHRLNVVTVVIPPLRERREDILLLFQHFLARAVARFGREAPPVTAAMRDHLLRHSWPGNVRELDHFAERCALGLSGQAAPEAAPTAVLSLSDQVERFERGLIREELIMAGGDVRLAAESLGVPRKTLYDKIARYGLAPTDFR
- a CDS encoding GGDEF domain-containing protein; protein product: MPGQMQQADPDLDRTLAPAQRAWEALRQHALPPSPRNYELLHTFFTGANPPLSERLAPCLAPGGTLSEEQASALYDTCIAGTATEASVLDGAGRLAEAAGTLAERVAGSRRALAGYGDALTHWSGRLNARPTADELMTALVALIGETEQAQTRNQLLEDQLSASAAHIAKLHRDLVETQRAAATDALTGLANRKAFDGFLRDSIARTRSDSGSTFSLLMLDIDHFKGLNDRHGHRFGDQVLRLVGRLLSAKTTDRDLAARYGGEEFAIVLGEAGIGAGVALAQQICARLRGQRLVKRGTGDVVAQVTISAGVAQYRPGEAARDVIERADRALYEAKRTGRDRVCPTPRAAVA
- a CDS encoding EAL domain-containing protein, with amino-acid sequence MSASRPVPRRDRGAAAPVQDAPREAAELRRAEAHLVEWEARLRAIEAAHAMAEQIAAFGHWRIDAATRTIAWSDGIARIFGRNAERATLPLHTHLGFYHPDEREGVRAAMDEALAGRSRTLGGGYEHRSRLLRPDGEMRVVAVYGIGEYDDVGRLVSIFGVCLDVTDMDRSERRLRETGEAMRAALEAMDQGLVMIGPDDRVQVHNQRARALLDLSDEVLHEGASFEAVRRHLAQRGEFGNAPPEAREWLERGTPPPGIQGYEGTRPNGTILETRLAPMASGGLVCTYTDLTERRQGEAALRSAEADYQSLFQNAVIGVYRARLDGGIVQANRALARLHGYDAGLVPGEGFNHDWYVEPDRHAAFLECLETEGHVEDFVSEVRRHVGAERIWVAETAWVVRDAAGRPIWFEGTVADATERKRAQALIEHMARHDALTGLPNRRLFQETLSREIEGARRDGGWVAVLCCDLDRFKAVNDTFGHPAGDALLRVVAGRLRGALREDDVVARLGGDEFAIILPSRGKPRRIAAVARRLIQAAGRPVDLGGRATTVGVSIGVAVWPKHGDSADTLFMNADIALYRAKDSGRNTFRLYESGMALAVATRNLLEIDMRESIRSGGFALHYQPIFALADGAPQGFEALLRWNHPLRGPISPAAFIPLAEESGLITQLGAWALHAACREAASWPGDLRVAVNVSAVQFRKSGLEQSVMRALAASGLPAGRLELEITESVLMQDSDAVIGSLHRLRAMGVRIALDDFGTGYSSLSYLCRFPFDKIKIDRSFIRDIDEPVAAAVVRAVVGLGERLGMTITAEGVETEEQLARVRRKGCTEVQGFLLGRPLPAAQAMALVAGRVAA
- the gatB gene encoding Asp-tRNA(Asn)/Glu-tRNA(Gln) amidotransferase subunit GatB, giving the protein MTERVDPKKLIKGGLHDWEVVIGMEIHAQVTSRSKLFSGASTAFGGEPNDHVSLVDAAMPGMLPVINEECVAQAVRTGLGLKAQINLRSVFDRKNYFYPDLPQGYQISQYKDPIVGEGEVLVDLPEGESITVGIERLHLEQDAGKSLHDQDPTKSFVDLNRSGVALMEIVSRPDLRSSEEARAYVTKLRTILRYLGTCDGDMEKGSLRADVNVSVRRPGEPLGTRCEIKNVNSIRFIGQAIETEARRQIAILEDGGKIDQETRLYDPAKGETRSMRSKEEAHDYRYFPDPDLLPLEFDQAYVDALAAGLPELPDAKKARFIKDFGLSAYDAGVLVAERASADYFEAVARGRDGKAAANWVINELFGRLNKEGRSIEDTPVSAEQLGTIVDLIGDGVISGKIAKDLFEIVWSEGGDPRAIVEARGMKQVTDTGAIEAAVDAIIAANPDKVEQAKAKPTLLGWFVGQTMKATGGKANPAAVNALLKDKLGIE